In one window of Bdellovibrio bacteriovorus W DNA:
- a CDS encoding hypothetical protein (COG0035 Uracil phosphoribosyltransferase): MMIAQEQAHLYGPQVHLIDNPFLSGLLAKLCSPDCHQPEVNRIVEVLYTHLISSAINNELEKESFSSKTRMAADFPNQDLQGQRIAQNQRAVTVNLARAGTYPSHICYNFLHFALPPQNIRQDHIFAARITGAKDEVTGAEFGGVKIGGDVKDSTVIFPDPMGATGNTMIQAIDHYKNHIAGPARRYIALNLIITPEYLKNLLRSHPDVVVYALRLDRGLSPQAILDSTLGQYWDQERGLSDKHYIVPGGGGFGEVMNNSYV; encoded by the coding sequence ATGATGATCGCTCAAGAACAGGCTCACCTCTATGGCCCTCAAGTACATTTAATCGACAATCCCTTCTTAAGTGGCCTGCTTGCAAAACTCTGCTCTCCTGATTGTCATCAACCCGAGGTCAATCGCATCGTCGAAGTTCTTTATACACATTTGATTTCAAGTGCGATCAATAATGAACTTGAAAAAGAATCCTTTTCGAGCAAAACACGTATGGCTGCGGATTTTCCAAATCAAGATTTACAAGGGCAGCGAATTGCTCAAAACCAAAGGGCCGTCACGGTCAACCTAGCCAGAGCAGGGACTTATCCTAGTCATATCTGCTACAACTTCTTACACTTTGCCCTGCCACCCCAAAATATTCGCCAAGATCATATCTTCGCAGCCCGTATCACAGGTGCCAAAGATGAAGTGACCGGCGCTGAGTTTGGAGGGGTGAAGATTGGTGGGGATGTGAAAGACTCTACGGTGATCTTTCCCGACCCCATGGGCGCAACAGGGAATACGATGATACAGGCCATAGACCATTACAAAAATCATATTGCTGGTCCAGCCCGACGCTATATTGCCCTGAATCTGATTATCACCCCTGAGTACTTAAAGAATCTGTTAAGAAGCCATCCTGATGTCGTAGTCTATGCTTTACGACTTGACCGAGGACTATCGCCTCAGGCAATTTTAGATTCTACTCTTGGTCAATACTGGGATCAGGAGCGTGGCCTCAGCGACAAGCACTATATCGTGCCCGGTGGTGGTGGCTTCGGTGAAGTAATGAATAATTCCTACGTCTAA
- a CDS encoding hypothetical protein (COG0634 Hypoxanthine-guanine phosphoribosyltransferase), which yields MTNLALKTYLTEDQIQNKVKEIGAALSKKFNNEKVVAVCVLKGSFMFYSDLVRSISTDITCEFFGVSSYHGGTTSSGEVKVTLDLASPVENCHVILVEDIVDTGLTMNYLKSSILARRPKSLTTVALLEKPDALKVECKIDHVGFQIQNEFVVGYGLDYQGYYRNLPYIAQVQNFQ from the coding sequence ATGACAAATCTAGCTCTGAAAACTTATCTAACCGAAGATCAAATTCAAAATAAAGTAAAAGAAATCGGCGCGGCTCTTTCAAAAAAATTCAATAATGAAAAAGTAGTCGCGGTTTGCGTTCTTAAGGGTTCTTTCATGTTCTACTCAGACCTTGTAAGAAGCATCTCTACAGATATTACTTGCGAGTTCTTTGGTGTTTCTTCTTACCACGGTGGCACAACTTCTTCTGGAGAAGTAAAAGTTACTCTGGACTTAGCAAGCCCGGTCGAGAACTGCCACGTTATTCTTGTCGAAGACATCGTAGATACAGGTCTTACAATGAACTATCTAAAAAGTTCAATTCTTGCACGTCGCCCGAAGAGCCTTACAACAGTGGCTCTTTTAGAAAAACCCGATGCACTCAAAGTGGAATGCAAAATTGATCATGTGGGCTTCCAAATTCAGAACGAATTCGTTGTGGGTTACGGACTTGATTACCAAGGTTACTACCGCAATCTTCCTTACATCGCGCAAGTTCAAAACTTCCAATAA
- a CDS encoding putative Pirin-related protein (COG1741 Pirin-related protein) produces MLYLRKSDDRGYAEVGGWLKSYHTFSFSDYYDPKFMGFRDLRVINQDWIARGSGFPPHPHRDMEIITYVLQGAVEHTDSLGNVGQITAGEIQTMHAGTGIRHGERNPSSTEDLRLFQIWIMPDTEGVTPGYTQQSFSREEKLDNLRLLVSKHGREGSQKIHQDVDLYAAVFTPGHAKTFEVRPERGIWIQLAEGKLEVNGVVMNSGDGAAIQDVSSIEMKALQETEFLLFDLN; encoded by the coding sequence ATGCTCTATCTTAGAAAATCAGACGATCGCGGTTACGCTGAAGTCGGTGGGTGGTTGAAATCCTACCATACCTTCTCTTTTAGCGACTATTACGACCCGAAATTCATGGGATTTCGAGATTTGCGCGTGATTAATCAGGATTGGATTGCCCGCGGATCGGGATTCCCGCCTCATCCACACCGCGATATGGAAATTATCACCTACGTGCTGCAGGGCGCAGTGGAGCACACCGACAGCCTTGGCAATGTGGGCCAGATCACCGCAGGGGAAATTCAAACCATGCATGCGGGGACGGGAATTCGTCATGGCGAGCGCAATCCAAGCTCAACAGAAGATTTACGTCTTTTTCAGATCTGGATCATGCCCGATACTGAAGGTGTCACTCCGGGGTACACTCAGCAAAGCTTTTCTCGAGAAGAAAAACTGGACAATCTTCGCTTGCTCGTTTCAAAACATGGTCGCGAAGGCAGTCAAAAAATTCATCAAGATGTAGATCTTTATGCAGCAGTCTTTACACCAGGGCACGCAAAGACTTTTGAGGTTCGTCCTGAACGAGGAATTTGGATTCAGTTGGCCGAGGGAAAACTTGAGGTGAATGGTGTGGTGATGAACTCTGGCGATGGAGCGGCCATCCAAGATGTGTCCAGTATTGAAATGAAAGCCCTTCAGGAAACAGAGTTTCTTCTCTTTGATTTAAATTAA
- a CDS encoding thymidylate synthase (COG0207 Thymidylate synthase), producing the protein MKQYHDLMKTVLETGVKKEDRTGTGTISVFGYQMRFNLQEGFPLLTTKKLHTRSIFHELLWFLKGETNIQYLKDNNVTIWDEWADENGNLGPVYGKQWRSWETADGRTIDQIKNVVEQIKKNPDSRRLLVVAFNPGDVEKMALPPCHAFFQFYVANGKLSCQLYQRSADIFLGVPFNIASYALLTHMIAQVCNLEVGDFVHTLGDAHLYSNHLEQTQTQLQRDFRPLPQLKLNPDVKDLFDFKFEDIEVVGYDPHPAIKAPVAV; encoded by the coding sequence GTGAAGCAATACCATGATTTAATGAAAACAGTCTTAGAAACTGGCGTAAAAAAAGAAGACCGCACAGGCACTGGCACTATATCCGTTTTTGGATATCAGATGCGCTTCAATCTTCAAGAAGGTTTTCCTCTTTTAACCACTAAGAAACTTCACACGCGCTCTATCTTCCATGAGCTTCTGTGGTTTTTAAAAGGTGAAACGAACATTCAATATCTTAAAGATAACAATGTGACGATCTGGGATGAATGGGCAGATGAAAATGGCAACCTCGGTCCTGTCTATGGCAAACAGTGGAGATCTTGGGAAACTGCCGATGGCCGCACTATCGATCAGATCAAAAATGTTGTGGAGCAAATTAAAAAGAATCCGGATTCACGCCGCCTTCTAGTTGTTGCTTTCAACCCTGGTGATGTTGAGAAGATGGCTCTACCACCGTGCCATGCTTTCTTCCAATTTTATGTGGCTAACGGCAAACTTTCTTGCCAACTCTATCAGCGCAGTGCGGATATCTTCTTGGGTGTTCCTTTTAACATCGCAAGCTACGCTCTTCTCACTCATATGATTGCGCAAGTTTGCAACCTTGAGGTGGGCGATTTTGTTCACACTCTTGGCGATGCACATCTTTATTCTAATCACCTTGAGCAAACTCAAACTCAATTGCAAAGAGACTTCCGTCCGCTACCACAATTGAAACTGAATCCAGACGTAAAAGATCTTTTCGATTTCAAATTCGAAGATATCGAAGTTGTGGGATATGACCCGCACCCAGCTATCAAAGCTCCGGTGGCAGTATGA
- a CDS encoding hypothetical protein (COG0262 Dihydrofolate reductase) encodes MILTHVVACSENRVIGTQGDLPWSLPEDMKFFRDTTKGHIMIMGRKTFDSFKGRALPNRYHIVITRNPEAHSFTSTEDAPVVFVKSIDEAIAHAAPLTSKWGDEVFIIGGGEIYKQVMDKTDKIHLTLIHKTFDGDTFYPEIDEEVFKLISRRDVELPIPFSFLTYIKK; translated from the coding sequence ATGATTTTAACCCATGTTGTAGCCTGTTCAGAAAATCGTGTTATTGGCACCCAAGGAGATCTACCTTGGAGCCTTCCTGAAGATATGAAGTTTTTCAGGGATACCACAAAAGGCCACATTATGATCATGGGCCGCAAAACCTTTGATTCTTTCAAAGGACGCGCTCTTCCGAACCGCTACCATATCGTGATTACACGCAACCCAGAAGCTCATTCATTTACTTCAACGGAAGATGCTCCTGTTGTCTTCGTGAAGTCCATTGATGAGGCGATTGCGCATGCAGCTCCACTGACTAGCAAATGGGGCGATGAGGTATTCATCATTGGCGGTGGTGAGATCTATAAACAAGTGATGGATAAGACCGATAAAATCCACCTCACTCTTATTCATAAAACATTTGATGGTGATACGTTTTATCCAGAAATTGACGAAGAAGTTTTCAAGCTCATCAGTCGTCGAGATGTCGAATTGCCCATTCCTTTTTCATTTCTTACATACATTAAAAAGTAA
- a CDS encoding UDP-N-acetylpyruvoylglucosamine reductase (COG0812 UDP-N-acetylmuramate dehydrogenase), translated as MEILKNFDLKSLNTLQLQAFAEFYTELHSEEDIQRILADATFANIPKRVLGGGSNLVMPTLVQGLVLKVSNTGKALLKEDATHWYVQSSAGENWHDFVQWTLAQGFWGLENLSLIPGTAGAAPIQNIGAYGVEVKDFIDSVSAISLRDGSKRVFSNSECEFAYRDSYFKNAGKDQWIIWDVTFKLPKANRLALDYGDIRKEAERLGTGLNPRTVAQAVINIRQSKLPDPKQIANAGSFFKNPIIPTALRDQLLNTYPHLVSFQYGEAQCKLAAGWLIDQAGWKGKSAGPVGMFEKQALVLVNRGEATAEDVWGLAQQVSADVYAKFGVEIEPEPIRW; from the coding sequence ATGGAAATCCTTAAAAACTTTGACCTTAAAAGTTTAAATACGCTTCAACTCCAAGCCTTTGCTGAGTTCTACACGGAACTACACAGCGAAGAGGATATCCAACGCATCCTCGCAGATGCTACCTTCGCAAATATTCCAAAGCGGGTTCTAGGCGGCGGCAGCAATCTTGTGATGCCCACTCTCGTACAAGGCCTAGTACTCAAAGTCAGCAACACCGGAAAAGCTCTTCTCAAAGAAGACGCCACTCATTGGTATGTGCAATCCAGTGCCGGAGAAAACTGGCATGACTTTGTTCAATGGACTTTAGCGCAAGGTTTTTGGGGACTTGAAAATCTCTCTTTAATTCCTGGTACGGCAGGTGCCGCTCCCATTCAAAACATCGGAGCCTACGGAGTTGAGGTCAAAGACTTCATCGATTCTGTTTCTGCGATTTCCCTGCGCGATGGAAGTAAAAGAGTTTTCTCTAATTCTGAGTGCGAGTTTGCTTATCGCGATAGCTATTTTAAAAATGCAGGTAAAGATCAATGGATCATTTGGGATGTGACCTTTAAACTTCCTAAAGCAAATCGCCTTGCACTAGACTATGGCGACATTCGCAAAGAAGCAGAGCGCTTAGGGACGGGGCTCAACCCTCGCACAGTGGCCCAAGCAGTTATCAATATTCGTCAAAGTAAGCTTCCCGACCCAAAACAAATTGCCAATGCAGGAAGCTTCTTTAAAAACCCTATTATCCCCACAGCGTTGCGCGATCAACTTCTCAACACCTACCCTCACCTTGTGAGCTTCCAATACGGCGAAGCTCAGTGCAAGCTTGCTGCAGGCTGGTTGATTGATCAGGCAGGATGGAAGGGGAAATCCGCAGGCCCTGTCGGTATGTTTGAAAAACAGGCCCTCGTCTTAGTCAATCGCGGCGAAGCCACCGCGGAAGATGTTTGGGGACTTGCTCAGCAAGTTTCTGCCGACGTTTATGCAAAGTTTGGCGTGGAGATAGAACCTGAACCCATTCGCTGGTAA
- a CDS encoding zinc carboxypeptidase (COG2866 Predicted carboxypeptidase): protein MRFLMFAVLATSFLFLNSTAKSIDTNTYWMKIPATTKEERTRIANTGVSIELVGEDYVIATGNIEERNQIAKMGLLEVDFPLVDAMDFPEQDAAFHNYAEMLEKLQNLHNSNKEITSLTSIGKTVEGRDIWAFRISGQLQNAENLPASVFMGGHHAREHLSIELPIYYVEYLLQEYNAGNARIRSLVDNRDIHFIPMVNPDGAEFDISTGRYKSWRKNRSANSNGTFGVDLNRNYGFGWGGAGASTNPGSDTYRGTSAFSENESLAIKNYVEAHTNITILLSFHTFSELILYPWGHVYESIGNTRDKMVHEEMAKTMARWNGYTPQKSSDLYIASGDTTDWSYGEHRIISFTFELDPKDNWRGGGFYPGAGVIPAVQRKNLEPVLYLIDHSANPYRVIDQKNEYFYQP from the coding sequence ATGAGATTTCTAATGTTTGCTGTGTTGGCAACGAGTTTTCTATTTTTAAACTCTACAGCTAAGTCCATTGATACAAATACCTATTGGATGAAAATCCCTGCAACAACGAAAGAAGAAAGAACACGCATTGCAAATACTGGTGTTTCTATTGAACTTGTCGGAGAAGACTATGTGATTGCGACAGGGAATATCGAAGAAAGAAATCAGATTGCAAAGATGGGTTTGCTTGAAGTCGACTTCCCATTAGTTGATGCGATGGATTTCCCAGAGCAAGATGCTGCCTTTCATAACTATGCCGAGATGCTCGAAAAACTTCAGAACCTGCATAACTCCAATAAAGAAATCACTAGCCTGACTTCGATTGGTAAAACCGTTGAAGGCAGAGACATCTGGGCCTTTCGTATTTCAGGACAGCTACAGAACGCAGAAAACCTTCCCGCGTCGGTCTTTATGGGCGGGCATCACGCAAGGGAACATCTGTCTATAGAGTTACCGATTTACTATGTTGAATATCTGCTTCAAGAGTACAACGCCGGCAATGCGCGCATTCGCAGCCTTGTCGACAACCGTGATATTCATTTTATTCCAATGGTGAATCCTGATGGTGCTGAGTTCGATATTTCAACAGGCCGCTATAAGTCTTGGAGAAAAAATCGCTCTGCAAATAGCAATGGCACGTTCGGTGTTGATTTAAATAGAAACTATGGCTTCGGCTGGGGCGGCGCTGGTGCAAGCACAAACCCTGGGAGTGATACTTATCGCGGAACTTCCGCATTTAGTGAAAACGAATCCTTAGCAATTAAGAACTACGTTGAAGCGCACACTAACATCACGATTCTGCTTTCTTTCCACACGTTTTCTGAGTTGATTCTCTACCCATGGGGACACGTGTACGAAAGCATCGGAAATACTCGCGATAAAATGGTTCACGAAGAAATGGCTAAGACAATGGCACGTTGGAATGGCTACACTCCTCAGAAATCTTCAGATTTATATATTGCCAGCGGAGACACCACGGATTGGTCTTATGGAGAACATAGAATCATCTCTTTTACTTTTGAACTTGATCCAAAAGACAATTGGCGAGGCGGAGGCTTCTATCCCGGAGCTGGCGTCATCCCTGCTGTGCAAAGAAAGAACTTAGAACCTGTTCTTTATCTCATAGATCACTCTGCGAATCCTTACCGAGTCATTGATCAGAAAAACGAATACTTCTATCAGCCTTAG
- a CDS encoding transcriptional regulator (COG1309 Transcriptional regulator), whose amino-acid sequence MTSLREKAKKNKIVVKAPTQERSRQTVATILDACSRLLISEGFYAITTDKIAKEAGVSIGSLYQFFGNKESVVQAVVRNVIEEDKRIFSEKMRAISPLPPEIRIRKMIELSVETLRHNYILRSKLSTIQYYVAESSYISESLRFFQEVVRYNLPAIPGRDMEKVSYLMVNSFIGLTGTMAVDAPENINDDTIIEEVVRMFYAYLNLPLENPGPQIQHPKRDFL is encoded by the coding sequence ATGACATCGTTACGAGAAAAAGCTAAAAAAAATAAAATTGTTGTTAAAGCACCCACTCAAGAACGTTCAAGACAAACAGTCGCTACAATATTAGACGCTTGTTCTCGCTTGCTCATTTCAGAAGGTTTTTACGCAATCACTACTGACAAAATAGCAAAAGAGGCTGGAGTTAGCATCGGTTCTTTGTACCAGTTTTTTGGTAACAAAGAGTCTGTAGTTCAGGCCGTCGTTCGCAATGTCATCGAAGAAGACAAAAGAATCTTCAGCGAAAAAATGCGCGCTATTTCTCCACTGCCACCAGAGATTCGTATCCGAAAAATGATCGAATTGTCTGTTGAGACTCTTCGTCATAACTATATTTTGAGATCAAAGCTCTCTACGATTCAGTATTACGTTGCCGAATCTAGCTATATCAGCGAGTCCCTCAGGTTCTTCCAAGAAGTTGTCAGATACAACCTTCCAGCTATTCCTGGCAGAGATATGGAGAAGGTGTCATATCTTATGGTGAACTCGTTTATTGGCCTTACAGGGACAATGGCAGTAGATGCTCCTGAGAACATCAACGATGACACTATCATCGAAGAAGTTGTGAGAATGTTCTATGCTTACTTGAATCTTCCTTTGGAAAATCCAGGACCGCAGATTCAACATCCTAAAAGAGATTTTCTTTAG
- a CDS encoding membrane-bound lytic murein transglycosylase, putative (COG0741 Soluble lytic murein transglycosylase and related regulatory proteins (some contain LysM/invasin domains)), with amino-acid sequence MKINKVVSFLYIGFVSLSSAPALADVATQDGRAWRAPVYGNQSQALGYGETAFAIPKGMEKQVQFWVDIYTKYSSTQGVIHDSENVEKVYQVVDFAGLSTDVEKQKKVDEVKEQIGKKLSQEEKDRLRYQMGQKDRMQDAIYYSGRYIEEMEKIFRNEKVPTELVRLAFVESSFNIMARSKVGASGLWQIMPYTAKPYRMITPSVDRRNHPMDATRVAAKLLRQNYNMLQSWPLAVTGYNHGPTGVLKMTRSYETRDLGELVQNVRSRKSFGFASRNFYASFLAALEVEKNANKYFEQVKWANPLESQDLKLPVNVRYKDILVWFDGDDRKAQLYNPHITYHARKGKAVVPVRTVVAVPKDKYNVALISLARKNRTIAMEEKKSPAAQAQQ; translated from the coding sequence ATGAAGATTAATAAAGTTGTCTCATTTTTATACATTGGCTTTGTGAGCTTGAGCTCAGCGCCAGCTTTGGCTGATGTGGCGACTCAAGACGGTCGGGCATGGCGTGCACCGGTTTATGGGAATCAATCTCAAGCCCTAGGATATGGCGAAACTGCGTTTGCAATTCCAAAGGGAATGGAAAAACAGGTTCAATTTTGGGTGGATATTTATACTAAATATTCTAGCACCCAAGGAGTGATCCATGATTCTGAGAATGTTGAAAAAGTATATCAAGTTGTAGACTTTGCGGGTCTTTCTACGGACGTTGAAAAACAAAAGAAAGTCGATGAAGTAAAAGAGCAAATTGGTAAAAAACTTTCTCAAGAAGAAAAAGATCGCCTTCGCTACCAAATGGGGCAAAAGGATCGTATGCAAGATGCGATCTATTACTCGGGTCGCTATATCGAAGAAATGGAAAAGATCTTTAGGAACGAAAAGGTACCAACGGAGTTGGTGCGCTTAGCTTTTGTGGAGAGCTCATTTAATATCATGGCTCGTTCAAAGGTCGGCGCCAGTGGCCTGTGGCAAATCATGCCTTACACGGCCAAGCCATACCGCATGATTACGCCATCTGTGGATCGTCGTAATCATCCTATGGATGCAACGCGAGTAGCAGCGAAGTTACTTCGTCAGAACTATAATATGCTTCAGTCATGGCCCCTGGCAGTCACTGGATATAACCATGGCCCCACTGGCGTTCTTAAGATGACTCGTTCCTATGAGACGCGCGACCTTGGTGAGTTGGTGCAGAATGTTCGCTCGCGCAAGAGCTTCGGGTTTGCTTCGAGAAACTTTTATGCAAGCTTCTTGGCAGCCTTAGAAGTTGAAAAGAACGCGAATAAGTACTTTGAACAGGTGAAGTGGGCAAACCCTCTGGAGTCTCAAGATCTTAAGTTGCCAGTAAATGTTCGCTACAAAGATATCTTAGTTTGGTTTGATGGGGATGATCGTAAGGCTCAGCTTTACAATCCGCATATCACATACCACGCGCGCAAGGGTAAGGCCGTAGTGCCGGTACGCACAGTCGTGGCAGTTCCAAAAGATAAATACAATGTGGCCTTAATCTCTTTAGCCAGAAAGAATCGCACGATTGCGATGGAAGAGAAGAAGAGTCCCGCAGCGCAGGCTCAGCAGTAG
- a CDS encoding D-alanyl-D-alanine carboxypeptidase (COG2027 D-alanyl-D-alanine carboxypeptidase (penicillin-binding protein 4)), with product MKFFLVFAQILLSASLSLAQNPDSKGKFEKLDQEIEKLMKQHGVAPKDIGIYASVGEGADMKTLLDLNGRQLMIPASITKVVTASAVLEHFPPGYKFKTQILMDGTVNKGTLKGNLYLRGGGDPSFVSENMWFLVNAFLRSGISRVEGDLLVDDSLFDSVRYDSSRQKARVDRAYDAPVGAMSFNWNSVNIFVRPMENGSAQVFIDPKNEYIRLVNNTKSVPGKGNSLLVDRKETKSFAGDVIHVGGSIGKDLKEAVVFKNITQPDLWAGYNLKSFLKQRGVTVTGTVKNAVAPTNAELLAESESKAVEQIVADMNKFSNNYVAEMLTKNLGVSKKNKGATLQDGMLVINEHMQSLGIPKEQYSIQSPSGLSRDNKMSSFAMWKVLQHLRDDFKVQPEFLTSLPIAGVDGTLKRRMKNTKAERWVRAKTGFLTGVVSLAGYAGLEDGRVVTYSFVYNGSTDEAKVRSFFDNLLIHLVK from the coding sequence GTGAAGTTTTTTTTGGTATTTGCTCAGATTCTTTTATCTGCCTCTCTTTCGCTTGCGCAGAATCCGGATTCAAAAGGAAAGTTTGAAAAGCTTGATCAAGAAATTGAAAAGCTGATGAAGCAGCATGGGGTGGCGCCTAAAGATATCGGTATCTATGCTTCAGTGGGTGAAGGTGCGGATATGAAGACGCTCTTGGATCTTAATGGTCGTCAACTCATGATCCCCGCATCGATCACAAAGGTGGTGACAGCCTCTGCGGTGTTGGAGCACTTTCCTCCTGGTTATAAATTTAAAACACAGATCTTGATGGATGGAACTGTAAATAAAGGAACTCTGAAGGGGAATCTTTATCTACGTGGTGGCGGGGACCCGTCTTTTGTTTCAGAGAACATGTGGTTCTTGGTCAATGCCTTTTTGCGCTCAGGAATTTCAAGAGTTGAGGGTGATCTTTTAGTAGATGATTCTCTTTTTGATAGTGTTCGTTACGATTCGAGTCGCCAGAAAGCTCGGGTGGATCGCGCATATGACGCCCCAGTGGGGGCTATGAGTTTCAACTGGAACTCTGTGAATATCTTTGTGCGCCCGATGGAAAACGGTTCGGCTCAGGTCTTCATTGATCCTAAAAATGAATACATTCGGCTTGTGAATAATACAAAGTCGGTCCCTGGAAAAGGCAACAGTCTGCTAGTGGATCGCAAAGAGACCAAGAGTTTTGCCGGGGATGTGATTCATGTCGGCGGCAGCATCGGTAAAGATTTGAAAGAGGCGGTGGTCTTTAAAAACATCACTCAGCCTGATCTGTGGGCTGGATACAACTTAAAGTCCTTCTTAAAGCAACGTGGCGTTACAGTCACGGGGACAGTGAAAAATGCCGTTGCGCCGACAAACGCTGAATTATTAGCCGAATCAGAGAGCAAAGCTGTCGAACAAATAGTGGCGGACATGAATAAGTTCTCCAATAACTATGTGGCGGAAATGCTGACGAAGAACTTGGGAGTATCTAAGAAGAATAAAGGTGCGACATTGCAAGATGGTATGTTAGTCATCAATGAACATATGCAGAGCTTGGGGATTCCCAAGGAGCAGTATAGCATTCAATCACCTTCAGGATTGAGTCGAGACAATAAAATGTCTTCGTTTGCAATGTGGAAGGTACTTCAGCATTTACGTGATGACTTCAAAGTTCAGCCAGAATTTCTAACATCTCTCCCGATTGCAGGGGTGGATGGCACCTTGAAACGCAGAATGAAAAACACCAAAGCAGAAAGATGGGTTCGCGCCAAAACGGGATTCCTAACGGGTGTCGTATCTCTTGCTGGCTATGCGGGTCTTGAGGATGGCAGAGTTGTTACGTACTCTTTTGTCTATAATGGCTCGACGGACGAAGCTAAGGTGCGCTCATTTTTTGATAATTTGCTTATTCATTTAGTAAAATAA
- a CDS encoding hypothetical protein (COG0597 Lipoprotein signal peptidase): MLGLFSDLPSLLRIVSLSTGGAFLLCTYALIQYLLPIKSLTLRTGLSILIGGIIGNVTDRIIWGYVVDFIVIGTPTLSSPAFNLADVLQWLGYGLIIFAVVKEGELLWPENNVRKQYWVNKPFQLKYSFLLMAVGMSLTLICLVFSYTYMRVVVQELVGNNAYLLNKFLVPFVITFAIICITFCAILFTVGRLISHRIAGPLYAFERFLKASLEGENAVLKLRSGDEFKHLEKLAEQVREKLSEIKNERTVQVVEYTDIEEE; encoded by the coding sequence ATGCTTGGCCTCTTCTCAGATCTTCCGTCGCTCCTACGCATTGTCTCCCTCTCGACGGGAGGCGCATTTCTTTTATGTACCTATGCTCTGATTCAATATCTGCTACCCATTAAGTCTCTGACTTTAAGAACGGGGCTTTCGATTCTCATTGGTGGCATTATCGGCAATGTCACCGATCGAATTATTTGGGGCTACGTCGTGGACTTTATTGTGATCGGAACACCGACACTTTCAAGTCCGGCCTTTAACTTAGCCGACGTCCTACAATGGCTAGGCTATGGTCTAATCATCTTTGCGGTTGTAAAAGAAGGTGAGCTGCTTTGGCCAGAGAACAACGTGCGCAAACAGTACTGGGTCAACAAACCTTTCCAGCTTAAATATAGTTTTCTTTTAATGGCTGTTGGAATGAGCCTCACGTTGATCTGCTTGGTATTTTCTTACACCTATATGCGTGTCGTCGTTCAAGAGCTTGTGGGCAATAACGCCTATCTTTTAAATAAATTCCTCGTTCCCTTTGTCATCACGTTTGCGATTATCTGCATCACCTTCTGCGCCATCTTATTTACAGTTGGTAGATTGATTTCCCACAGAATTGCAGGTCCTCTCTATGCCTTTGAACGATTTCTGAAGGCCAGCCTTGAAGGAGAAAATGCTGTCCTGAAGCTCCGCTCTGGGGACGAATTCAAACACCTTGAGAAACTAGCTGAACAGGTTCGCGAAAAGCTGTCTGAAATTAAAAATGAGCGCACAGTTCAAGTGGTCGAATACACAGATATCGAAGAAGAGTAA